DNA from Onthophagus taurus isolate NC chromosome 2, IU_Otau_3.0, whole genome shotgun sequence:
gTAGACccccgctccttttaatggagttagtttgaTACCTACGGTATCGTCCTCAGAAGATCGTCAAAAAAGGGGTTTCTCAAGAAcagaataaaaagtttaaacatcataaactaataataaacgaGTATAATCATCCAAAACGGAAATGAATAGACTATGCAATTTAATactaattatttcttttctacgattaataaaaagtaaaggGCCCGCGACCAGTGAGGGAAATGATAATCATTTCAATACATAACCTGGGAAACTTGTATATTGTAATCCAATGAGGCAATGAAGCCAAGTCGATTGCGTGAACATCTTTCTACAAAGTATCCAAATGACAAGGACAAGCCCGTTGAATATTTTCaggaaatatacaaaaaatttttaaatcgttcAACTGTCGTTGCATCATTTCAAGAAACTACACGCAACAAACGAAGATGGATTAATTACCACTTATtgcatttcaaaattaattgcaaAAAGTGGTAAAAGCTGTAATGTTTGAGAAACTCTAATAATACCGTctataaaagaatttatttcaacagtaatgcatcaatatacctaaaattttaaaaacgttgCCCCTAAACGATAGCACAGTAAAGCGACGAATTGATGAAATGGCAGTTAATGTTGAAATCAAACTTATAACTATTGTCCAAATCTCTTCATTTTCCATGTTGTTGGATCGGAGTCGTCCAGTTGGACGAATTTACCATTGCGACTAACGATGCTTAATTGATGTACGCTATTTTGATGAGAACAATACATTACGAGAAGAAATGCTATTCGCAATAAATCTCATCACAGATACAAAAGCATTATCTATATTTAATACTGTAAGTACAtactttacaaaaaataaaattccttTGAATAATATTGTTGCATGTGCTACTGATGGAGCACCATCAATTATCCTATTTGAAGCAGAAAGTGCCAAATGTTTTATGTATTCATTGTGTAGTGCACAGAGAACATCTTGTAGGAAAACATCTAAGTACAAGTCTTCATTCAtcattaactttaataattagACCCGTCAACAGGATCAAATCCAATGCAAAGAACGATAGAATGTTTCGGCAGCTTTGCGAGGATAATAATGAAGATTTCATTAAGTTACTTTTGCACACAGAAGTTCGGTAGCTGTCAAAGGGTACATGTTTGGCTGGATTTGTAGCATTATATGATagtattaaacaattaaaaacagtAAAGAATGATGCCTTCTACTTGGCAGATATTTTCAAGAGCTTTAACGATATCAATTTGCAGCCTCAAGGAGCTAATAAAACTCTTATAGGAAGTCAAAGTATTGTGCCATTATTTATTGACAAGCTTCAACCACTTCGTCATAATCTATTGAAGAGAGAATTTTATCAGTTTCCCCATTTATCATATATAAAAGATGATGTAACTCCAGAGGATATTGAGAGATTCAGTAGCCACCTCAACGAACTTAAATTGGACATGGAAAAACGACTTGAAGatattttgcaattaaaggTATATGACTGGATGAAGAATTCTTTTACGGCAGATATTGAAGAGGCTGATACAATTTGCCAAGTGAAATGAAAACCTctggcaaaataaaaaaatgccaGTCTTATATCCAAATATGTGGAAAATGGTATTCAGTTTATTGATACCTTTCCCTATCTCATATCTTGTGGAATCAGGATTTAAATCAGGATCAAAAGTATATCGGaagaagacccataccaacaggtatCTGCAGGCATCatcacatcatcatccccaacagaagaggtccgtgatccgtactttatttcagcgagcagcgaGAATATGTGAAGGAGAtaacttgaagaaggagcaacGCTTTCAAGCAGAGGGAGGACGCGGTAAGCacaaaaccacttggatttatctgtcttcaatatgtttcaggtgtaacggaaTGAATTGCcaggcacctcaagaagaacgacatcgtagtgcggtaCGGGACGGTCAAcaaaattcggaacacactgccaaggacaaactaactccattaaaaggagcgggagtctatcgactatcgtgtaattgtgggaaggtttacattggccaaactggacgtcacgtcgagtgccgcatgAAGGAGCATGAAAGGGATGTAAGGTTGAAGAAGATCCcgcagtcggcggttgcggaacattgccatgcagagggacaccgaatagacttccatcaaacaaaggtgctggctagggacaacggatactaccaaagactgacaagagaagccatagagatccaTCGACATagaaataacgtcaacagagaaggtggctgggagcttagcagaacatggaagacGGTGGCGAACACGAAGATTCattttccgacttatatattGTTCCCGATTTTCGATTTCTTcgcttcgaaccagtttctgaagaaggttgcaacatggcatccgaaacgtcaaacctttccttaaaagacgcacgacaaaacccgaaagtttctagtgttagttctagttttagttcaatttcaccggccgtgaaagccttcgtacttatataatttttcttactaACCTAAGAGTAATGACCAGTTTTTCTACACGAACAATATTACACCTCATACGAGCATTTCTTTTAgtagtaatatttttcttaatattgttAACTAATTCATGACAGGCCCTTCCTTAGttctacaaataaatttgaaattagcCTTTCTTTTGTCTTTCCATTACAATATGGTGTACCTACATTCGccttttctttcctttttttgggTTTCAAATAAATCATTGTAATTATCCATCTTTGAATGACCAATGTATCGAACAGAAAATCGAAAGAACCACGATCTGTGTCAAACACACGCAACAGCCGAATAATGTGTCATCACCATCACGCTTATTCACGTTCCACATGGCCCGCTTATTGCAATCGCATGGCCTCGATTCCAGCCATGACATCTGATTTCTCGTGTTTTCCTAAGAGTTGATGAAACTCAAAGTTATAGATTCGTAGTCATTTTCATCCCACATCCTTTCAAAATCGTGTGAAGAATTTTCCTCTTGAACAGGCCGTGTAAaggttttgtaaattattaacttaGTTTTCCTACTCATTTAACATGTTAAACTAGATAGAATCCACTTTGGTACTGTCTAGAAGCTTCTCCGTATAAGGAAGCAATCTCCCATATAGGAAAATActttatatgatatatttagcAACATAATACCTTTATAATTTTCACACTTTGGCGGGTTTCCCTTCTGATGGATAGGACAGATAATCCCCCGGTTCCACTCCTAAGAGTTTCGGTCACTACCAGGTGAATTATTATTTCTCAGCTTTTGAAGGGCTTCGTCTATCTCTCGTAATGGCCGGTTAGTGCTTCCTGTTCCTCGTCATTTACTCCCTTCTGATTCTCTCCTCGACGTCTACATTCATATTAAGCAGTTGAAGAAAATACCGGTTCAATCCTAGGATGCATAAACCGGGCCTCTCAGGCCCGGCGAGATTTTAGttattcataattttcttaaaataatttcaattagcaatcgaaaaaaaatcgtttccaTTAGCACCCCGTATTTGCATAAACCGGGCCTCCGAAGACCGTGTACTACTACTTACTATAGAACAAGTTTCAACTTGTTCATTACAGGTTGAGGGTTATTATAATTTGTCAAACACTGCTGCGCGGAATTGTGCGTGTCTGTGCAAGTTAAAACGTGCATTACTGTTGGATGTATAAAAGTAGGTGCAGCTGTTCTTTATTCAGTTGGAATAGAAGTTGGATTGAGTGAACTTGTGAGATACATATGATAATGGCGTCAAAAAGGAATGTGAAAAGCGTAAGATTTGGTGACCCCGGTTATGAAGAAATATTGGTGCAGTGAGCAGCTGAATGTAATGATCTGCCTTCTGAAGAAAGTGATGTGTCAGAAGCAGAAAATGATGACACAGAAGATAGAAATTTCGAATTGGTTCCTGACGAGTATTCTGGATCCAGTTCTGATCATGGTGACGATAATTCAGAGGatgatgttgatgatattgGTAAGCCTTTAACGAGCGGTTACATTGCTCCAAATGGTTTGGTATGGAGTTTGGAACCTccagcaaaaaataaaattcaaccaCACAACATTATTCGGGGTGCGCCAGGACTAGCAAGGAAACATATGGCTGCAACAACAAAAGAAGCGTTTCAGTTATTTGTAACTCCAGTTATTGTACAAGAAATTGGGAACTGTTCTAATTTAGAGGGCAAACGTGTTTATGGAGCAAAAGGAAAACCGTGGAAAGATGTAACTGTTGATGAATTTCTTGCATTCTGTGGTTTACTTATTCATGCGGGAGTTGACAGAAGCTGGGATGTTCCTGCGagagaattattttgttatgaaTTTGCCAATCCTGTATACCGAGCCATAATGTCCATATTTCGATTTGAAGAAATACGAAGATTCGTCAGATTTGACGACAAGAGAACCCGGAATGCGCGTTTGGAAACCGATAAGTTAGCAATGGTGTCTTACATTTGTGGGATTTATTCATTCAGCAATGCAAAACCTGCGTCATACCTGATACTAATGTAACTATTGATGAACAACTCGTTGGGTTTAGAGGTAGATGCACATTCGTTCAATATATGCCAAGTAAACCGGCAAAATATggacttaaaatattttgggtGTGTGAATCTACGTCTGGTTATGCTTTGGATGGTTTAGTTTATGTTTTTCGCCAGCCCGGAGAACCTCCACATAAAAACCTGGGGCTTGAAGTAGTACAAACTCTTGTGCGTGGCATTTATAATTCTGGTCGCAATCTCACGATAGACAATTTCTTCACTAGTGTTCCGCTAGCAACTTATCTGttggataaaaatattactgtTGTGGGTACACTACGTCAGAATAAGCGTGACTTTCCGAAAGAAATGAAAGCCTCAAAAGATCGTGTAGTCTACTCTtcattgttttgttttcaaaataacgtaTCCATGGTAAGTTACGCACGTAAAAAGAACAAATGCGTAATTTTACTAAGCACAATGCACCACGACGCATCTATCAATGACGACGCTAAGAGGAAGCTTGAAATCATCTctcattataataaaacagAGGGCGGTGTTGACATCATGGATCAAATGGTGTCGACATACACGTGCAAGAGGCAAAATAAACGATGGCCCATgacatttttcttcaacatcaTTGATGTTGCAGCACCCAATGCATATATAGTCTTTACGAAGGAACATCCAAACTACAACATAGAAGTGACTCACAAACGCAGaatgtttttgaaagatttagCGAAGGAACTAGTGATACCATATATGCAGAGAAGATCCACTAACCCTAACCTACGGCGTACTGTCCGGGAGTGTATGAGCAGATTTATTGatagaaagagaaaaagatGCTCAGTATGTCCCGCAAGTATTGATCGTAAAAGCACAATGATATGTAttacttgtaaaaataatatctgtaATGAGCATAGTATTAGAATGTGCACCATATGCTTCTCTAATCCCTAAAATCTCtaagttttacttcaataactTTGTTTCTGTTCTGACTACACGTGATTTTATATAACGGGTCTCAGAAGCCCGGATTATGTAAATGACGATATTTTATTGGTTAAGTATCCTagggttaattttaaattgggGTCCAAAACAAGGTTCCAATCTCTATCCTAGCACAACGATGTTCTGGGTTTAAACCAATTTCTTTGTTCATTGCGTCCTACGTAGAACATTCCAGTTTCGTTCCACTAAGGTTTTCCAGTCTCTTCATCTCTCTGTATTCTTCAACATTTCCCCTAGTTCTGCCCTGAGCCATTATTTATAGGCGCtgtttttaagtgtttttgcTATATCACAGTCGGTATCAAGCCAATCGCTACTTCTCTGTTGTTTACGTGTGCTATAATTTCCGAGCCGGTCATTAAAAGAGCTGTCTTATACTTTTCCTATCTTCCAGTGCTATCATATCCTCGTTAGTTACTAGCTTATCTTTGTCCTATAACTGTTCGGTAAAGAATCTGGGTAGGTTTTatcctttaaattttttcgagTTCGATATTCTGGACTTTTTTCTCACTCTTTGCTCTCTACGTTTATGGCATTTGACCTGTAACGGGCGTTTATTAATATATGGTGTATTTGATTGAAAGTGTGTGCATCGGGGGATACCCAGATTGCTTTATGTCTGTCTTCTTTTGAATGGGGTACTCTTATGTGTAAGACCATCGAGGGTGCAAAATATGTGTGCACTCCGTTTTCATTGCTTTCCTGGTGAAGGCTATCTGAGAAAAATCCAattttgcccaccctgtacaataGTGACGAAGCGGCGAACAATGTGTTAAAAAggataaaagaaattgaactCAGACCCGGCAATACTGAATTTGAAGTGTGAATTTATTATCAGGCCAAAATAGTTTATCGTAGGTTGAACTAATTAATTCTAACATGCGTAACTATACAGTCGCtggacgaaattattaaataaagaaatatttttctataaattcaTATTTCTATTATACTTCAATTCGATTTCGAGTTAGCTACAGATTAGGGTAAATTACTAAAAACTTTATCATGCGAGTTAGTGAAACGCAGAAAGaattactttttcaaaaataatggCAGGAAATGATAAgcagtttataaaaaattcatgTATAATGAAGTGGTATTTTGTTATACATTACTATCATTGTTAtaactatttataaaattaatatttttatgtactaaaataagaaaaaaaaaataaaaaacagtcagataaaatagtatattgctttatatggaagagaagcatATATATAGCATGTATATTGtttttatggcgtggtctgtcgcttagcgacgaacgcagtgagtcgctaatgacagatgagccgttaaaattgtggcgtgtccgacagtttgccggacgaacgaagtgagtccggcaatgacggaccagccacaaacgaatctgcttctcttccgaataaaacatagtattttttcttcaaacgttgcaaataattgcaatataaattttaataaatttaagttatggcgctaaaatgaaatttactttagcgccataacgctaatgtacttttttgctatgttgatcttagcaaccgtcgttatgcaaaAATGGcttacttctaccgcgagtaaacatgccaaaaaagttgttatttaatgacgtttgaagaaaaaatcatttactAACACAATGGATTTCGTTGATTATGACCGTTTCGTGACGTATATGTAGTTGTGAAAATTGTGAAGAATCGTCTCAAAAACATATACGTTCAATTACTATCAAAATAAGAATTCTATATCAACCAAAACGTTAATTCTGCATACATAAATACCTATGAGaactcaaaatttaaattttttctgtttcataTTCATTTTGCGCGCATTCTTGTCAATACAATTGACAAATATGACCTTTGACCTTCCCCACTCTTCTTATAAATACACTGAAAAATGTCGGTTAAGGAGTAAATTTAAAGACAACGTTTTAGTTGCCGAACTGACTTAAAAAATTCTCTCAAATACATCTAacgaaataaatgtttaaaaatttcttaaggGATAATTATGGCTTTAATTCTCAAAACATTATGGGGTATTTATAAAACTGGTATGGAAGAATGGAGAGGTAAGGACTAAAAATTGTTGGATAATCATTTTGTTATTGATCTATCCGTTTTAGATCGAAGGATAGACGGTTATGTATTTATGGACAATcctatatatattatattggtTCTAGCAGGGTATTTATACTTTGTGTTGGATTTTGGTCCCAAATGGATGAAAAATCGACCAGCATTTAATATAgataaactattaatattttataatgcaATACAAGTAGTTTATTGTGCATATATTGTTCTTGTAGTACGtacctttctttttttctatttcatctatataggatttttttttatagggaacaatagttattttaccgatttttaacttaaaatgtGAACCAATCGATTACTCAGATAACTACTattcagttttaattttaaaagtttgttaTTTGTACTTTATCCTTAAAGTAATTGATCTCTTGGATACGGTAAAATTGAAAGTTATATACCgcgtaattaattaaatagaaaaaaatactttttaggtatttttcattttaagaaAGAAATCAGTTCAGGTTACATTTCTGCATGTATATCATCATGCTGGAATGGTGGCTTTGAGTTGGGGTGGAACCAGATTTGTTGGGGGAGGATCGGGAGTTTTCCTAGGATATTTAAACTCCATTGTTCATATGTTCATGTACGCTTATTATCTTTTAACAGTTTATAACAAGTCATTTAAGGAAAGCGTATGGTGGAAAAGGCATATAACACATTTACAATTGGTgagtaaaattaataaaattgtttatta
Protein-coding regions in this window:
- the LOC111417889 gene encoding very long chain fatty acid elongase 7-like, translated to MALILKTLWGIYKTGMEEWRDRRIDGYVFMDNPIYIILVLAGYLYFVLDFGPKWMKNRPAFNIDKLLIFYNAIQVVYCAYIVLVGTIVILPIFNLKCEPIDYSDNYYSVLILKVCYLYFILKVIDLLDTVFFILRKKSVQVTFLHVYHHAGMVALSWGGTRFVGGGSGVFLGYLNSIVHMFMYAYYLLTVYNKSFKESVWWKRHITHLQLIQFGFLLILFVGILLQPNCAYPKWVTMLLIPQNLFMFSLFGDFYYRTYIKAKKKKVEEIKQD